The following proteins come from a genomic window of Dreissena polymorpha isolate Duluth1 chromosome 1, UMN_Dpol_1.0, whole genome shotgun sequence:
- the LOC127872968 gene encoding uncharacterized protein LOC127872968, with protein sequence MRTHIELIDACFVVLVLLRISHTVAGYPVPDSAGCAFRFSNPLCSVNYPSILHVIPQTTDAVNVTLTSHDAVEKTEYSIRPYTSLRITLPCKTFQWGRVYAAGFSISTTSEVIVYVDNQDDNMHIFPSDVAGTSYVVTAYLTSHFLETFIVVHGTNSTVEVILPDNCSSVIFNVDGKNLTGNTKFTLTLNENSVIGVIGKCDITGASVTADLPVAVFAGSLATNGAWTIEQTPPTFTFGRRFLYAAHHWVHQNVTLIIAGLNMSTEVVFTTNTVTKRVSTGTSFILNINITADVFLSVETNSSVSCFIVQNIFDSSGDKHTSVRYLTPMRLYHVRKYFIMDKPGEYSANMLVEQTSKGLLVINQTKTDPFKKAMTYYWNLFIYQNVELLFPHQIYSNDSNKLPLSGSVCFRENRSAYEYQLSMRVIPIYSACIPHIYAHGGNGDGIDNDCDSLIDEELLNSVDDDNDGLVDEDVQYSGTLFVHARETPYEYHMRNREKAAEGISSSVISIVITFVVAITAVFSCIGGMFVIEKVRRSSRTTRITPIS encoded by the exons ATGCGCACACACATTGAATTGATAG ACGCCTGTTTCGTTGTTTTGGTTCTTCTGCGCATTTCTCACACTG TTGCAGGATATCCGGTTCCCGACTCCGCTGGCTGCGCATTCCGGTTTTCGAATCCGCTTTGCTCAGTAAACTACCCTTCCATCCTACACGTGATTCCACAGACGACGGACGCGGTGAACGTTACCTTAACGTCACATGACGCTGTGGAAAAGACGGAGTACAGCATAAGACCGTATACGTCTTTGCGTATTACGCTGCCTTGTAAAACATTTCAATGGGGACGCGTTTATGCTGCTg GATTTTCAATTTCTACGACTTCAGAAGTGATCGTGTATGTAGATAACCAAGAtgacaatatgcacattttccCAAGTGACGTTGCCGGAACATCGTACGTCGTGACGGCATACTTAACATCTCATTTCTTAGAAACGTTCATCGTTGTGCATGGAACTAATAGCACGGTGGAGGTCATTCTACCTGACAATTGTTCCTCGGTGATATTTAACGTTGACGGCAAAAACTTAACCGGAAATACAAAATTTACGTTAACGCTTAATGAAAACAGTGTGATTGGTGTGATAGGGAAGTGTGATATAACAGGTGCTTCTGTCACCGCCGACCTTCCAGTGGCAGTGTTTGCTGGCTCTCTTGCCACCAATGGCGCCTGGACAATAGAGCAGACGCCGCCGACATTTACGTTTGGCCGTCGATTTCTGTATGCAGCACACCACTGGGTTCATCAAAACGTCACTTTAATAATTGCAG GTCTTAATATGTCAACGGAAGTTGTATTTACTACAAATACAGTGACAAAACGCGTGTCGACAGGAACCTCCTTCATTCTCAATATAAATATAACTGCAGATGTGTTTTTGTCTGTGGAAACCAATTCTTCTGTATCTTGTTTCATTGTCCAAAATATTTTTGATTCATCGGGTGATAAACATACATCGGTTAGATATTTAACACCAATGCGGTTGTATCATGTTAGAAAATATTTCATTATGGACAAACCTGGTGAGTATTCTGCAAATATGTTAGTTGAGCAAACTAGTAAAGGACTTCTTGTTATTAACCAAACCAAAACAGATCCTTTCAAAAAAGCTATGACGTATTACTGGAACCTGTTCATTTATCAAAACGTGGAATTGCTATTTcctcaccagatatattctaatgaCTCAAATAAATTGCCTTTAAGTGGTAGTGTTTGCTTTCGAGAAAATAGATCCGCGTATGAATATCAACTGAGCATGCGCGTTATCCCAATTTACAGCGCATGCATACCACACATTTATGCACATGGCGGGAACGGTGATGGTATTGACAATGACTGTGATTCCTTAATAGACGAAGAACTTCTCAACAGTGTCGATGACGACAACGACGGCCTTGTCGACGAAGACGTTCAGTATTCGGGTACACTGTTTGTCCATGCCCGAGAAACTCCTTATGAGTACCACATGAGAAACCGAGAAAAGGCAGCGGAAGGTATCTCGTCTTCCgtcatcagcatcgtcatcacGTTTGTGGTGGCGATTACCGCCGTCTTTTCCTGCATTGGGGGAATGTTTGTAATCGAAAAAGTTCGAAGATCATCGAGAACAACCCGCATTACACCTATTTCTTAA